The DNA window GAGAGACGGGACTTGAACCCGCGACAACTACCTTGGCAAGGTAGGGCTCTACCACTGAGCTACTCTCGCAAATTTCCAATTAAACAAAACCAAAATACAATTGGTTACCGACAAAAGTCAAGGGTATTAGCAAATTATTCTGGATTTATTGATGATACGCTTGTTATACACAAGCCTACGAATAACATCATCGTTATTGCGTTTATTACGATATGTTTGTGCTTTTTGTTTTTTTTATTGAACGTTATTTCAGTCGTTTCGTTATTTTCCAATTCCAATAAAATTTCACTGTCCTGTAAATTCGAACTATCTACGCTTTGCGAAATATCTGTATTCGGGAAATATTCAATTTCTTCTATTTCATCTTGTGCGAAAATTAAAAATATTATCAAAAACAACAGGAAAAAAGGAGATAAAAATTTCAATTTTTATCCTATTTATTCATAGAATTCAAAAAATCCAAATTACTGCGCGTTCCCATTAGTTTTTCACGCATATTTTCCATCATTTCTGTCGGAGTTCTGATACCGGAAAGCCATTTTCTTAAAATCCACATTCTATTTAAAACGTCTTCCGAGAGTAACAAATCTTCTTTTCGTGTTCCTGATTTCATAAGGTCTGCCGCAGGGAAAACTCTTCTATCGGCGATGTCGCGGTCAAGAACCAATTCCATATTTCCAGTTCCCTTGAATTCTTCAAAAATAACATCGTCCATTTTGCTTCCGGTTTCTACTAACGCCGTTGCTAAAATAGTGAGTGAACCGCCGTTTTCAATATTTCTTGCCGCGCCGAAGAATTTTTTGGGTTTGTACAACGCTTGCGAATCCACACCTCCGGATAAAATTCTTCCGGAATGCGGTGCGACGGTATTGTACGCCCGTGCGAGGCGAGTTATGCTGTCAAGCAGAATCACAACGTCGTTTCCGTGTTCTACAAGTCGCTTTGCTCTTTCTATGGTCATTTCCGCAACCGCAACATGTCTGTCAGCCGGCTCGTCAAATGTTGAAGAAATAACTTCCGAGTCCACAGAATCTTCCATGTCGGTAACTTCTTCCGGACGTTCGTCAATAAGTAAAATCATCATATGAACGTCCGGGTGGTTTTTTCGTATGGAATTTGCAATATTTTTCATAAGAATCGTCTTACCTGTTCTTGGCGGTGCAACAATGAGACCGCGTTGTCCTTTTCCGATAGGTGTGAATAAATCTATGAGTCGTCCTGAAATGTCGTTTGGAACTCCGCCTTCAAGCGTAAATTTTTGTGTCGGAAAAATCGGTCTCAAGTCATCAAAAGCGATAATTCTCTTATGATTGTCAATATGCCCTCCGTTTATGGCGTCAACACGCAAAAGAGCAAAATATCTTTCCGTTTCTTTTGGACTTCTAATCGCCCCGCGTATGGCGTCTCCGGTTCTTAATCTGAATTTTTTAATTTGCGAAGGCGAAACATAAACGTCATCTTGCCCAGGCAAAAAGCAATTTTCGGCTGAACGCATAAATCCAAACCCATCGGACATCACTTCAAGAACGCCTTCAGTCGTAATTTCTTCGCCTTTTAAGAAAGACGCTCGTAAAATGCGATACACAAAGTCTTGTTTTTTGTAGCCCGTTCCGTCTACATCGAGTTCATTCGCAAGTGCGGTGAGTTCTTCCACACCTTTCATTTTAAGTTCATTGACATCCATTGAACCATCCTATTCAATAAAAATGTTGTTTAATAATAATTAAATCTCTTTTGGATAATAAATACCTATGTAAAGAGGAATTTCGAGAATTAAATCATATTAAAAATAATAAAATGTTTTATGAATATGGTGAAAAATATTATTTTCAACTGAATTTTTATTTTGAAAGGTGAAAAACGTGGATTTCTCGGTTATTTTGATTAAATTAACAGGCGTTGTTATTTTTTTATTTACGATAAGAAGTATCGTTTTGCATGTAAAAAAAGAAAGCAAAGAGGCAAAGGCGGCTCAAACTCAATCCAAAGGCGAACGCTTTTTGAATGGAATTATTCTATACTTGTGGTTGTTTTTTATCACGGCTTTTTCACTTGGAATGATTTTTAATAATTAGATAGGGTAAACAATGGCGATTCCTCAAATATTTATGCAAATATCTGCGGCAAGGGAACGCGGTGATTTAAAAACAGTCCGAAGGTTATTTAAATCGGTTGAAAAAGGATATGGAGATAATTCTTATTTTCTTTTTGAAAAAGGAATGTTTGAATTATTAAACGGAGCAAATAAAAAGACTGTTGTTTTACCGTTG is part of the Chitinispirillales bacterium genome and encodes:
- the rho gene encoding transcription termination factor Rho, which gives rise to MDVNELKMKGVEELTALANELDVDGTGYKKQDFVYRILRASFLKGEEITTEGVLEVMSDGFGFMRSAENCFLPGQDDVYVSPSQIKKFRLRTGDAIRGAIRSPKETERYFALLRVDAINGGHIDNHKRIIAFDDLRPIFPTQKFTLEGGVPNDISGRLIDLFTPIGKGQRGLIVAPPRTGKTILMKNIANSIRKNHPDVHMMILLIDERPEEVTDMEDSVDSEVISSTFDEPADRHVAVAEMTIERAKRLVEHGNDVVILLDSITRLARAYNTVAPHSGRILSGGVDSQALYKPKKFFGAARNIENGGSLTILATALVETGSKMDDVIFEEFKGTGNMELVLDRDIADRRVFPAADLMKSGTRKEDLLLSEDVLNRMWILRKWLSGIRTPTEMMENMREKLMGTRSNLDFLNSMNK